DNA sequence from the Lagenorhynchus albirostris chromosome 13, mLagAlb1.1, whole genome shotgun sequence genome:
tttatgttcatcagtgatattggcctgtagttttctttttctgtgacatctttgtgtggtttggtatcagggtgatggtggcctcgtagaatgagttcggGAGGGTTCCTtcgtctgctatattttggaggagtttgagaaggatgggtgttagctctttaaatatttgatagaatttgcctgtgaagccatctggtcctgggcatttgtttgttggaagatttttcgtcgcagtttcaatttcagtgcttgtgattggtctgtttatattttgtttcttcctggttcagtctcagaaggttgtgctttcctaagaatttgtccatttcttccaggttgtccattttattggcatagagctgcttgtagtaatctctcatgatcctttgtatttctgcagtgtcagttgttacttctcctttttcatttctaattctattgatttgagtcttttccctttttttcttgatgagtctggctaatggtttatcaattttgtttatcttctcaaagaaccagcattaggttttattgatctttggtattggttccttcatttctttttcatttatttctgatctgatctttatgatttctttccttctgctaactttggggtttttttgttcttctttccctaattgctttagttgtaaggttaggttgtttatttgagatgtttcctgtttcttgaggtaggattgtattgctctaaacttccctcttagaactgcttttgctgcatcccataggttttgggtcgtcgtgttttcattgtcatttgtttctaggtattttttgatttcctctttgatttcttcagtgatcccttggttattaagtagtattgtttagcctccatgtgtttgtagtttttacaggtttttttcctgtaatttatatctagtctcatagtgttgtggtcagaaaagatacttgatatgatttcagttttcttaaatttaccaaggcctgatttgtgacccaagatatgatctatcctggagaatgttccatgagcacttgagaagaaagtgtattctgttggttttggatggaatgtcctgtaaatatcagttaagtccatcttgtttaatatgtcatttaaagcttgtgtttccttatttattttcaatttggatgatctgtccattggtgaaagtggggtgttaacgtcccctactatattgtgttactgtcaatttccccttttatggctgttagcatttgccctatgtattgaggtgctcctatgttgggtgcataaatatttgcaattgttatatctacttcttggatcgatcccttgatcattatgcagtgtccttctgtgtctcttctaatagtctttattttaaagtctattttgtctgatatgagaattgctactccagcttctttattttgatttcgatttgcatggaatatctttttccatccccttactttcagtttgtatgtgtcccgagatctgaagtgggtctcttgtagacagcatatatatgggtcttgtttttgtatccattcagccagtctgtgtcttttggtgggagcatttaatccatttatatttaaggtaattattgatatgtatgttcctattaccattttcttaattgttttgtgtttgtttttgtagatcttttttcgtgtttcctgcctagagaagttcctttagaatttgctgtaaagctggtttggtcttgctgaattctcttaacttttgcttgtctgtaaaggttttaatttctacatcaaatcaatgagatccttgttgggcagagtaatcttggttgtaggtttttccctttcatcactttaaatatgtcctgccactcccttctggcttgcagagtttctgctgaaagatcagctattaaccttatggggattcccttgtatgttatttgttgtttttcccttactgcttttaatattttttctttgtatttaatttttgatagtttgactaatatgtgtcttggcgtgtttctccttggatttatcctgtattggactctctgcgcttcctggacttgattgactatttctttccccatgttagggaagtttttaactataatctctttaagtattttctcagaccctttctttttctcttctttttctgggacccctataatttgaatgttggtgcatttttttttttttcactttttcctcatataatttcaaattattaagaattaaaaacataatacttCATAGTTTGATAAGATTTAGCCTATCAGTTCTCTACTCAAAGGTTATTAAATCTTACAGTTTGAGCCAGTATTAATACCACacaactataaaataaatttattgatgaTAACTTTATAGAATTTATTCCCTGTATTTGATGTTACAAACTTTAGGGTCTTTGAGATATGCAGGATCCTTGTATGTAACTGGCATAAACCCCATTATTTGAGCTCTCTTAATtgcttttgtgatttctttttgtttcttcccacaAAGACCTGTTATGTGCCTTCCATAAATGCATCcagtaaatggagaaataaactggGATAAAAGCTGTACATTCTTATAATCTACACGTTTTCCACACAAGATACATTTTTTCAGAGGCTCCTTATAAGGATTTTCCATTGGAACAGGCAAGTCCTCATTGCTGGTTACCTGTTTATATTGTGAACAACTTCTCCACAGCACTGCATGAGCCCCAGAATCTGTGAGGCAGACAGCAGCCGTTACGAAGTGCTTTAACGCTCTCCTTCCTAGCCCACTGCAAAGGGCTACCATAGCTGCCATGGTTCGTTGCTCCTCCTCTtctgttggtgcatttaatattgtttcagaggtctctgagagtgtcctcaattcttttcattcttttttctttattctgttctgcagtagttatttccactattttatcttccaggtcacttatccattcttctccctcagttattctgctattgattccttttagataattttaaatttcatttattgtgttgttcatcattgtttgtttgctctttagttcttctgggtccttgttaaatgtttcttgtattttctccttctgtttccaagattttggatcatctttactatcattattctgaattctttttcaggcagactgcctatttcctcttcatttgtttggtctggtgggtttttgccttgctccttcatctgctgtgtatttctctgtcttctcattttgtttaactttctgtgtttggggtctccttttcgcaggctgcaggttcatagttcccattgtttttggtgtctgcccccagtgggtgaggttggttcagtgggttgtgtaggcttcctggtggaggggactggtgcctgtgttctggtggatgaggctgtatcttgtctttctggtgggcaggtccacgtctggtggtgtgttttggggtgtctgtgaacttattatgattttaggcagcctctctggtaatgggtggggttgtgttactgtcttgctagttgtttggcataggatgtccagcactgtagcttgctggtcattgtgtggagctgggtcttagccttgagatggagatctctgagagagctttcgccgattgatattacgtggggctgggaggtctctggtggtccagtgtcctgaacttggctttcccacctcagaagctcaggcctgcaacctggctggagcacaaagaccgtgtcagccacatggctagTTCAGAGAACCGGGTGGTGAAATGGAGTGGACAGTCACACTGGAGGGAGAAGGCACCCCCCAGGAGGAGGGTGGTGCTGCAGGTTCCCCTGTGGCCTGTGCCGTGTGGAGGGCGAGCTgaaatttcactcttttaaatggctgagcagtattcccttgtatacatacaccacatctttatccacgcatctgttgatggacacttaggttgtttccgtatcttggaaattgtaaata
Encoded proteins:
- the LOC132531220 gene encoding small ribosomal subunit protein bS18m; this translates as MAAMVALCSGLGRRALKHFVTAAVCLTDSGAHAVLWRSCSQYKQVTSNEDLPVPMENPYKEPLKKCILCGKRVDYKNVQLLSQFISPFTGCIYGRHITGLCGKKQKEITKAIKRAQIMGFMPVTYKDPAYLKDPKVCNIKYRE